In Astatotilapia calliptera chromosome 16, fAstCal1.2, whole genome shotgun sequence, one genomic interval encodes:
- the ube2al gene encoding ubiquitin conjugating enzyme E2 A, like, with protein sequence MSTPARRRLMRDFKRLQEDPPAGVSGAPSENNIMVWNAVIFGPEGTPFEDGTFKLIVEFTEEYPNKPPTVRFVSKMFHPNVYADGSICLDILQNRWSPTYDVSSILTSIQSLLDEPNPNSPANSQAAQLYQENKREYEKRVSAIVEQSWRDS encoded by the exons ATGTCAACCCCGGCCAGAAGAAGACTTATGAGAGATTTTAAACG TCTACAAGAGGATCCTCCAGCTGGTGTCAGTGGTGCCCCTTCTGAAAACAACATCATGGTGTGGAATGCAGTCATTTTTGG CCCTGAAGGAACTCCCTTTGAGGATG GTACATTTAAACTCATCGTAGAATTCACAGAAGAATATCCCAACAAACCCCCTACAGTGCGATTTGTGTCAAAGATGTTTCATCCAAATG TCTACGCGGATGGCAGTATATGTTTAGACATCCTACAGAATCGTTGGAGCCCCACTTATGATGTGTCTTCTATTCTAACATCTATCCAG TCCCTGCTTGATGAGCCAAACCCCAACAGTCCGGCCAACAGCCAGGCAGCTCAGCTGTACCAGGAGAACAAACGGGAATATGAGAAACGCGTCTCTGCCATCGTAGAACAAAGCTGGAGAGACAGTTGA